The DNA window CTCTCTAACTTTTTTTCCTCATCTAAGAATACTTTGTTAGACCGCAACTTGGTATAAGGCTTAATTTGTTGACCAATGGTTGATCCAGAACCACGATTATCACTACGGTTAATGGGTTTAACATCCGCGTTGCCTCCATTTTCTAAGAACACTGCTTGCGGGTACTCATCTAGGTCTTGATTGCGCCCAGCTGGCGTACCTCCTGAACTTAGATAATTTTTTATAGATTGTTGGCGACGACGTCCAGCACCGGGACGGTCAATTGTTACTAGTCTAGGACGCCCCTTTGCTTGTGCTTCTAGGATATGTAATGCTGATTCAGGGTATTTGAGGAAAGGTACTTTTATTTGGGGAAATCCTACAGTAAAGATTTTAGCTAAACCCGCAGGTAAAGTAGCATCTAAAACATTACCGCCTGAAACTACCTGACTTGGTGTAATAACTAAAGTTGCCGTACAGGGTGAGGCAGCACCCTCATTCAACGCATGTACAGCCACCGTATTCACACCAGTTTCCAGAGAAATATTAAATGTCTGACCAGCATTTGTTAACAATACGCTCTCCAGCCCTGGTATAGTTTTCCCATTTACAGTAACACTAACTATGTCCCCATCTTGAGCTGAGTTGTCATACAGGGTAATTGAGATAGGATTACGTACCACAGTCACTTCTATACCGAAAACTTGTGGTGTAACAATGCTGTTTCCCGAAAAATCATCAAGGTCATTGCTATAAACTCTTTCACCAATTCTCTCCCCTGATATTACAACATTGTTTGGTATCTCATCAGCAGTAGTTTGAGAAACCAGAAGAGGCATAGATGTGCCAGGATTACTACCATTTACCCAAAGGGTCAAACTAATTGAAGAGAGGACAATACCAAAGCGAAGAAATTTAGAAATCATTTTATTAACTAACTCTTGAAGATACTCTTGTAACCAGTATCTTTTGTGTCTTCTGCTTTCGTCCTCCGTTTGAATACTAGGGTTATTATCAAGATTACTTAAATAAACGATCAAGAATGCCCATCTGACTGCTAATAAGTACGATTCTCTGAATAACTATCATGAAAGTGCTGTAAATAAGATTAAATGAAGCTTGTCAGTATTGCAATCTACACCACAAGATTTCTTACTCAGAAATCAGTACTTGAATTAGCAGTTACCAAAGGAAACAAATTAACTCATATTTCTCGCAATATCTTTATATTTTGCTTAGTATTTTTTTTGATTTATCCTACTACTTTCTTCAGTTATTCTGTGTCCAGAACCATTTGATTTAGCTCACAGTCACTAAAAACTACGAGTAAAATTGACCACATTTAGAGAATTGCGCATTAGAGTAAATAACTAGTAAATGCTACATTTCTGACTTATTGATCTCAGTGCTGGTATTCTAGGCACGGCTGTGCTTAGTCTTTTTGCTGGCATAGCAGCGCTTTTTATCGCAAGTGGGGCGTGTTCTGGGCTAACTCTAAATCAGATTAATTACTCAACTGCGTAACGATACGGCAGCCCAGGCGATGAGCTATTGCTTTACACACTTCTCTCACTCGCTCAACGATACTACATACTATTACGGTTCCCTAGGATATGCTGGTAGCTATTAGCGGAAGTTGACTCAAGCAGTGTTAGCCTTCGCTCGGTTGCCTGGAAGATGCTTTGAGTTTTAATAACTGCACTTTAGTTAAAGGTTCTTAGAGACACGGCTACATTTGCAGATGGGTTGAGTCTCTAAGTTATTACGTAGAACAGCGCCACTTACTATCTGTACCAATCAGTTTTGACCACACCCCAATTAAACGTTGCTCAATACAATATAGATACTACCAACTGCTAGGAGTGGTTTGATGAATACTGTAACCAATGTCTACTGGACAACAGATGATCTCAAGTTATTTCCAGATGATGGAAATCGCTACGAAATTATTGATGGAGAGTTGTTCGTGACCAAAGCGCCCCATTGGAAACATCAAAATGTTGCTGATAATGTTTGCACAGAGTTGAAAATTTGGTCAAGGCAAACAGGTTTGGGGGATGCTGCTACGACTCCTGGGGTAATTTTTACAGATGCTGACAACGTTATTCCCGATGTAGTATGGGTTAGCAATCAGCGTTTAGCAGCAATACTAGATGATGCAGGGCATTTAGTGGGTGCACCAGAACTCGTTATTGAAGTGTTATCTCCAGGAGAATTACAAGAAAAACGCGATCGCCAACTCAAACTGAAGCTTTATTCTGTTCAAGGCGTACAAGAATATTGGATTATCGATCCTCAAAAGCAGCAGGTAGAAATTTATCGTCGAGATAATGCAGTGTTGAAACTAGCAGCAACACTATATAAAGAAGATGATTTAAATAGTCCTCTTTTACCTGGTTTTAGTTGTGGTGTGGCGCAGATATTTGCTTAGCGATCGCTTCAATTACAATACTGGATTAAATGGTGAATATTCTTCAAATTGCCAACGTAGATTTGTGGCATTAGCAGTTTCTCGGACACGTTCAATTTGAAATTCGACAAGACGTTCTTTTTCCCAAACAATACTAGCTTCTCCTGTAAGTTGTAATGTCTTACTACATTCAAAATCAACAAACAACAAGCTTGAATTTGGATTAAGCGCAATGTTACCCAAAGTATTGAACATATTATTACCAACATAATCAGGAAATACAAGTTGCTTCGCATTCAATACTTGAATAAATCCTGGATATCCGCCGCGATGCGATGTATCAGCACCGCTTTCAGGATGCATACTGGCAATAAAGAATGTATCAGCAGAAGTAATCCACTGTTGCTGTTTTACAGTGAGACTATCAAAATCTTGAACCGACGCTGTAGGTAGCTGAGTGTCATCTGCAACTAAATGACGCCGCTGGATATATTTGGGGCAATTGAAATAAACTTGTTGAGTTGCGATATCAGTACTATCATCAGATTTTCTCGTAGCCTTCCCGTTAATTCTTAAACGTCGTCGAGTTGCAAAATCGATAACCAACAAACCAACTTGCAACGCTTCACCAGGAATTGTAGCTTGAATATTCACGACGCGATCGCCGATCGCTTGTATAAATCCAGGTTTTCCAGTCAACAGCGATGCGCAGACATTATTTGAATCAATAGTAGCGGCGATCGCAAATCTTTGATTTTGCAAAAAGTCTTTTGCTGCTGGCTTAATTGTTGCACCAATAATATTTCCCAAGTTCGCGGCTTCCGCTTGCACTCCCGCTTGACTTTGAACTGCAAGTTCTCCGGCGTGATAAGGAGTTTCCATGATATTTAGTGGCTAGTGGCTAGTTTTAGGTTTTGAGTTTTGAATTAGAAGAATTGTCTCAACTCTCTTAAACTCATCACTCAGCACTCAACACTCATAACTTTTTTAAACTCATAATTCTCCTATCCCTGATTAAACACCTGGCATACTGATATAACCAGGAAGATCTTTAATGCGGTTGATCCAATTAGTGACATGAGGATAAGCATCTAAAGAAATTTTGCCTTGTGGTGCTAACGCAATATAGGGAAAACAGGCGATATCTGCGATAGTTGGGCGATCGCATTCTAACCAGTCACGCTTACTCAAGTGTTCATTAAATATTTGTAGAATCTGATGTGCTTTCTGTTGTGCTAAATCTAAATCTAGCTGGGTATTAAATAGGAAATGCAATCTAGCCGCAGCTATACTATTTTGAATATTATTAGCTGTTATTGATAACCACTGCATAACTTTACTCATCGAGTCTGCATCTGTGGGCAACCATTTTTCTCCCCCATAGCGCCGCGCCAGATACACTAGAATTGCTTGCGAATCCCAAACTACCACGTCATTATCAATAAGTACTGGTACTTGCCCTAGCAGATTTAGTTGCAAAAACGCTGCTGATTTTTGTTCGCCTTCCGTTAAGTTGACAGCGACGATCTCGTAATCGAGTTGCAGGAGTGACAGCATTAACCGTACTTTATGGCAGTTGCCTGACAGGGGGAAATCGTACAATTTCATAATTTTAAGCACATACACTTTGATACCGATCGTTCGGTATATCCAACTTTACCGATCGTTTGGTACAATGTCAAGGAGGTAATTGAAATCGTTTAGATGTCCAAAGACAAAGAACAAGTCATTATCGAATTACTCAAAGTCTTTCGGCAATATGGTTACGAAGGGACAACATTAACGCGACTTTCACAAGCGACAGGTTTAGGCAAAGCGAGTCTTTACCATCATTTTCCTAAAGGTAAAGAAGAAATGGCGCAAGCTGTTCTCAATTACCTTGACAATTGGATGGAAACGAATATTTTTGCAACGTTGCGCAGTCACGATCAACCAATCGAGCGAATTCAGGCGATGACGCAAAAAGTTAATGAATTGTACAATGGCGGCGAACACGCCTGTCTTCTAGCAGTATTATCACTCGAATCAAAGTTGTTTGCTGAAGAAATTCAGAACGCTTTAAACTGTTGGATTAGGAGTTTGGCACAAGTTTTAATTGATGCTGGATTTGAAGAAAAACTAGCGCATCAGAAAGCAGAAGATGCCATACTGCAAATTCAAGGTTCATTAGTACTAGTACGAGGTTTAGGAAACACAGCACCTTTTCAACGTGTTTTACAACGTTTACCCGAAGAGTTATTGAGGATTTAGAATGCAAATTTATTTTAATATTGGGTGCAACGCATTTTTACTGTATCAATTCATTTATTATCCTAATTACTTGATATTTTTAATAACTATGAGTCATCTTCTTGCAAGTCTTCTATTTTACGTAGAGCTTGCTGTATAGTCTCCCACAGTCCATTCAACTTTACTTCTAAATATTTATGAGTTACCTTATCTCGCATACCCATCATTGCTTTCCAGGAAATATTAGGATATTTATCTTTTACTGATGCTGGACTTGTTTATCACTTCTCCAATAATTTGAATTGTTCTAGTCAATGAAAAAATTGTTTTTCTATCATCTCAAATCTAGCAAAAGTCATATTTTGTACAAATAAGTTACTGTATGGTAATGTTGCGTTCATCAACTGAATCTGAGTTAAAAGACTACCAATCAAACTTTAGTTTTTGTAATTTTTGGTAAGCTTCTACTCGCTCAATCCACTGTTGCCAATAATGTTGAATTTGCGGTGGTTCAAAACAAAAAACTTCGGCTGGTGTGTCTGGAATCGCGACAACTAAGAGTGCATGATCGAGTTTAATGCCATAATCTTGGTAAGTATGATTGACGGCTCCAAGATAAGCAGCAATTTGTAGGGGATATTCATAAAGTCGCTCAATAGAACCTTTTGGTTTATCAGCAGTTTTCCACTCGCACAGAACAGGAGTATGTTGGTAACTGGCGACGCAATCGACTTTGCCAGAGTAGCCTAAGTCGTAGTGAAAAATCGAGCCTTCAACTAGGCGCACAGTATCGATATCTTGCAATACTGGTTTGATGCTTTCCCAGTAAGAAATGCTATTTTCTGGACAAATAGTATCTTTACCCAAAAGATAGCGCTGAATTTGTTTGTGTGTTTGTGTACCTCGACGACTTGCACTTCCTGCGATTTTATTCGCTTCCTCTGTACCAACACGCTGTCGCCAATTGAAAAGTCTTTCGCGTTGTTCTTGGGGTTTGGTGGCGTTGAGAATTGTGGTGACACTTGGTAGGCGATCGCCTTTATCATCCACAAAAAATTGCTTTCCTTCTAACCGAATTGATTTTGCTGAAATTGCAGGTAATAAATCGATATTTGACGGCATTAGTTAAGTGTTGGCAGTAACTTAACTCTATTTGAGCAAGATTTGCGGCGAAATGGCTATGTTTACGCAACTTTGCTCTAAACTGCATCGTCGTGAGTAGTATGAAAACAGAAGTTTTGAGTGAGGGTGGAGTCAAATAGATATGTCCCGAATACGTCAGCTTGCTAGTACACTTTGTATGGTGATGATCATTCAAAGTCCAAGTGCGATCGCGTTCTTCGCAGCACCAAAAGCGATCGCGCAAACACATATATCACCTGTAACATCATCTACTTCTGATGCGATCCGACAGGTAGTTTCTGCGGGTTTAATGAAAAACTATGCTGATGGACAATTTCATCCTGAACGATTTATCAATCGCGCTGAACTTGCATCAATTTTAGTGAATGCCTTTGCCCTAGATACACGTGCTGCTGCTACTCAAGAAAACTTAGTGGAAGTTCAAGATGTTCCTGCTTCGCACTGGGCATTTAACAATATTCAAACCGTGCTCAAAACTGGTATTATGCGTGGCTATCGGGGGAATATGTTTTTTCCTAACCAAAGGGTAAACCGTGCGGAAGCCTTCGCGATTTTTGCACAAGCGTATGGAGTTTATCAATTTCCTGATGATACCGTTGCCGAGATTCTTACTCCCTATCCCGATGCAGCATCAGTTCCTACATGGGCAAGACGATCTATCGCCACTGCATTAAATGAAGGATTTGTCAATACTGACCCTCAAGGTAATATTAGACCACTACAGCCAGTGACGCGCGGTGATATGGCTTATGCGCTGAGTAGGTATTTAGTAAGACAACAGCAACCAGGAGTATGAGGAAACTAACCAAATCTTTTAGACTGATAGTGGTAAGTAAAAAAAATATTTCAATATTGGTATGTATTGGAGTTTTGATGGGTGTAAACGTAGTTAACGCTACACCTGCACATCAAGTACAAGAAGTTGTTTCTCATCTTGATGGCGCGATGGACACTTCCGCGCAAGCTCGTGCTAACCCTAGTGCACCAAATGTCCGCATTACGACTTGTAAAGTTACAGTCAAAGATGCTACTGCGATCGCGCGTCCTCATGCGGTTTTTATGTATCAAGAACAAGCACTTTTACAACGCCTTTCGAGAGTCTTATCGTCAGCGTTTTTTACGAATTGCACCAAGTGCAGATAACAGCAGTGTAGAGTCAGCTGTATTTAGACCCCCAACACCGCAAGCTTGGATTGGTTTGTGCAACAAACCTCAAGCGCAACGCATTGTAGACGTGAAAGATATTGGTACGTCGAACTGTAGTGTCTTCTGACGTCGCCAAGAACAGAATTATATCGGCGAAACAGCCGGATCTGGATGTCCAAGTAACTATAAAGGTGCAGTGCGAATCACAAATCGCATCACTTTTGATGCTAATGGTAATCAAGTTTGGGGCGCAGAAAGTGAAGCTTATCAATTTCGTTGGGTTAGAGGAAGCAAATGAGCAGAGGAAGTTAAGAAAATTCTTTTCATTCAAAACTTCATAGAGGTGAAGCCTGCTGTAAGTAGTTTTCAAACCGCTGTCGTAGTTCTTCAACGCTAAGGTCTTCCGTCCAATACTCTACTAAAGCATGACCAAATGCCCACGCATTACGCTCTGGTGATGAGCTATTTTCTAATATAAGTGACCAAAGTGAGAGAAGATCGAAGTTACGCCCGTTAGCAGGCTTCAACAGCGAGAAAAGCTCATATGCCATTTGCAGCTTACCAATCACCACCGGTAAATGTTCGACAGGAATTTGCTCGGCTAGGATATAAGCAAGTGTAGAAGAACCAGTTGATAGT is part of the Chroogloeocystis siderophila 5.2 s.c.1 genome and encodes:
- a CDS encoding NucA/NucB deoxyribonuclease domain-containing protein, with translation MIVYLSNLDNNPSIQTEDESRRHKRYWLQEYLQELVNKMISKFLRFGIVLSSISLTLWVNGSNPGTSMPLLVSQTTADEIPNNVVISGERIGERVYSNDLDDFSGNSIVTPQVFGIEVTVVRNPISITLYDNSAQDGDIVSVTVNGKTIPGLESVLLTNAGQTFNISLETGVNTVAVHALNEGAASPCTATLVITPSQVVSGGNVLDATLPAGLAKIFTVGFPQIKVPFLKYPESALHILEAQAKGRPRLVTIDRPGAGRRRQQSIKNYLSSGGTPAGRNQDLDEYPQAVFLENGGNADVKPINRSDNRGSGSTIGQQIKPYTKLRSNKVFLDEEKKLE
- a CDS encoding Uma2 family endonuclease; the protein is MNTVTNVYWTTDDLKLFPDDGNRYEIIDGELFVTKAPHWKHQNVADNVCTELKIWSRQTGLGDAATTPGVIFTDADNVIPDVVWVSNQRLAAILDDAGHLVGAPELVIEVLSPGELQEKRDRQLKLKLYSVQGVQEYWIIDPQKQQVEIYRRDNAVLKLAATLYKEDDLNSPLLPGFSCGVAQIFA
- a CDS encoding pyridoxamine 5'-phosphate oxidase family protein, producing the protein METPYHAGELAVQSQAGVQAEAANLGNIIGATIKPAAKDFLQNQRFAIAATIDSNNVCASLLTGKPGFIQAIGDRVVNIQATIPGEALQVGLLVIDFATRRRLRINGKATRKSDDSTDIATQQVYFNCPKYIQRRHLVADDTQLPTASVQDFDSLTVKQQQWITSADTFFIASMHPESGADTSHRGGYPGFIQVLNAKQLVFPDYVGNNMFNTLGNIALNPNSSLLFVDFECSKTLQLTGEASIVWEKERLVEFQIERVRETANATNLRWQFEEYSPFNPVL
- a CDS encoding glutathione S-transferase family protein, which produces MKLYDFPLSGNCHKVRLMLSLLQLDYEIVAVNLTEGEQKSAAFLQLNLLGQVPVLIDNDVVVWDSQAILVYLARRYGGEKWLPTDADSMSKVMQWLSITANNIQNSIAAARLHFLFNTQLDLDLAQQKAHQILQIFNEHLSKRDWLECDRPTIADIACFPYIALAPQGKISLDAYPHVTNWINRIKDLPGYISMPGV
- a CDS encoding TetR/AcrR family transcriptional regulator, coding for MSKDKEQVIIELLKVFRQYGYEGTTLTRLSQATGLGKASLYHHFPKGKEEMAQAVLNYLDNWMETNIFATLRSHDQPIERIQAMTQKVNELYNGGEHACLLAVLSLESKLFAEEIQNALNCWIRSLAQVLIDAGFEEKLAHQKAEDAILQIQGSLVLVRGLGNTAPFQRVLQRLPEELLRI
- a CDS encoding PD-(D/E)XK nuclease family protein, whose amino-acid sequence is MPSNIDLLPAISAKSIRLEGKQFFVDDKGDRLPSVTTILNATKPQEQRERLFNWRQRVGTEEANKIAGSASRRGTQTHKQIQRYLLGKDTICPENSISYWESIKPVLQDIDTVRLVEGSIFHYDLGYSGKVDCVASYQHTPVLCEWKTADKPKGSIERLYEYPLQIAAYLGAVNHTYQDYGIKLDHALLVVAIPDTPAEVFCFEPPQIQHYWQQWIERVEAYQKLQKLKFDW
- a CDS encoding S-layer homology domain-containing protein encodes the protein MSRIRQLASTLCMVMIIQSPSAIAFFAAPKAIAQTHISPVTSSTSDAIRQVVSAGLMKNYADGQFHPERFINRAELASILVNAFALDTRAAATQENLVEVQDVPASHWAFNNIQTVLKTGIMRGYRGNMFFPNQRVNRAEAFAIFAQAYGVYQFPDDTVAEILTPYPDAASVPTWARRSIATALNEGFVNTDPQGNIRPLQPVTRGDMAYALSRYLVRQQQPGV
- a CDS encoding CpcT/CpeT family chromophore lyase yields the protein MGVNVVNATPAHQVQEVVSHLDGAMDTSAQARANPSAPNVRITTCKVTVKDATAIARPHAVFMYQEQALLQRLSRVLSSAFFTNCTKCR